In Glandiceps talaboti chromosome 14, keGlaTala1.1, whole genome shotgun sequence, a single genomic region encodes these proteins:
- the LOC144445495 gene encoding CYFIP-related Rac1 interactor B-like, translating to MGNLLKILSKDDSASRIDVFLDFENAQPTHPEFEVWQVVNSVLVYSVRILDDLQHYTGAGEEIRDAISNPSNDELQQIAWNAVGPLVARLKKYYDYSFSLEAVVPQLLHALCSPQMTPTQHLETQQALAKQFAEILHFTLKFDELKMINPAIQNDFSYYRRTLSRMKMANKDLQPDPFDVNNEMANRMSLFYAQATPMLKMLSDATTKFVAENKNLPIENTTDLLSTMAAVCKTMLEHDVHRSRFENDDTILFCLRVMVGVIILYDHVHPLGAFDKKSSIDIKGCIKVLKDQPPVKVEGLLNALRYTSKHFNDESTPKNIRAMLS from the exons ATGGGCAACCTGTTAAAGATTCTCTCCAAAGATGACAGTGCTTCCAGAATCGATGtatttttagattttgaaa aTGCACAACCGACACATCCAGAGTTTGAAGTATGGCAGGTTGTAAATAGTGTCTTGGTGTACTCTGTTAGAATATTAGATGATTTACAACACTATACTGGAGCAGGGGAAGAAATACGAGAT GCAATATCAAATCCAAGTAACGATGAACTACAGCAAATAGCATGGAATGCAGTTGGACCATTAGTTGCCAGACTTaaaaaatattatgattattCGTTTAGTTTAG AGGCAGTGGTACCACAGTTACTCCATGCACTGTGTAGTCCTCAAATGACCCCAACACAACACTTGGAAACACAACAAGCCCTAGCCAAACAGTTTGCAGAAATCTTACATTTCacattgaaatttgatgaactTAAG ATGATAAATCCTGCTATACAGAACGACTTTAGTTACTACAGGCGAACACTTAGTAGAATGAAAATGGCTAATAAG GATTTACAACCAGATCCATTCGACGTTAACAACGAAATGGCCAATCGTATGTCTCTCTTTTACGCCCAAGCAACACCGATGTTAAAAATGTTAAGTGATGCTACTACAAAATTTGTTGCAGAG AATAAAAATCTTCCGATAGAGAATACGACAGATTTGTTGAGTACTATGGCAGCTGTATGTAAGACCATGTTAGAACACGA tgtACATCGTTCTCGTTTTGAAAATGACGACACAATACTGTTCTGTCTGCGAGTTATGGTTGGTGTAATCATACTGTACGACCATGTACATCCACTTGGAGCCTTTGATAAAAAATCTAGCATTGAT ATTAAAGGATGTATAAAGGTACTGAAGGACCAGCCGCCAGTCAAAGTGGAAGGACTCCTGAATGCACTCAGATACACATCCAAACACTTCAACGATGAAAGCACACCAAAGAACATAAGGGCCATGTTGTCATAG